One part of the Caldisericia bacterium genome encodes these proteins:
- a CDS encoding ATP-binding cassette domain-containing protein has protein sequence MEKREILRINDLYVEVDGKEILRGINLTIKEGDTISIFGPNGSGKTTLILTILGFSGYKIKKGEIIFKDKLLNDLSIDERAKLGIGVLFQKPPSIKGIKFKKILEIISNNSNYKNYIDILKLNDLLERDINLGFSGGELKRSELIQLIAQDPDFIIFDEPESGVDLENIKIIGDTINKLLQKDLNIVNRKKSGIIITHTGGILEFVEVDRGYVLYDGKILCEGNPNEILRNIKENGFKGCERCIT, from the coding sequence ATGGAGAAAAGAGAAATTTTAAGAATAAATGATCTTTATGTTGAAGTTGATGGTAAAGAGATTTTAAGAGGAATAAACCTTACAATTAAAGAAGGTGATACAATATCTATATTTGGCCCAAATGGTAGTGGCAAAACAACTCTAATTTTAACAATCCTTGGTTTTAGTGGTTATAAAATAAAAAAAGGAGAAATAATATTTAAAGATAAATTATTAAACGATCTTTCAATTGATGAAAGAGCAAAGTTAGGAATTGGAGTTTTATTTCAAAAGCCTCCTTCGATAAAAGGAATTAAATTTAAAAAGATTCTTGAAATTATATCAAATAACAGTAATTATAAGAATTACATTGATATTTTAAAATTAAATGACCTTCTTGAAAGAGATATTAATTTAGGTTTTTCAGGTGGAGAATTAAAAAGATCTGAACTTATTCAACTTATTGCTCAAGACCCAGATTTTATAATTTTTGATGAACCAGAATCTGGAGTTGACCTTGAAAATATAAAAATTATAGGTGATACAATAAATAAACTTTTACAAAAAGATTTAAATATTGTTAATAGAAAAAAATCTGGAATAATAATAACACATACAGGTGGTATTCTTGAATTTGTTGAAGTTGACAGAGGTTATGTTTTATATGATGGAAAAATTTTATGTGAAGGAAATCCAAATGAAATTTTAAGAAACATAAAAGAAAATGGATTTAAAGGTTGTGAAAGATGTATAACATAG
- a CDS encoding cysteine hydrolase — translation MKPFVLVVDMIHDFIDGKFKNERAKKIIPNIQKLIEFAREKQIPIIYLKDSHEKGDPEEKLWGEHALKDSKGSEIIEELKPKKNDYIILKRTYSGFFKTDLDLLLKKLEVDTAFVVGISTDICVQNNVGELFYRGFDIYVLNDGTASISEENHEIALNYMKNIFNAKIISLEDALKLLEEVK, via the coding sequence ATGAAACCATTTGTTCTAGTAGTTGACATGATTCATGATTTTATTGATGGTAAATTTAAGAATGAAAGGGCAAAAAAAATAATTCCAAACATACAAAAACTAATTGAATTTGCAAGAGAAAAGCAAATTCCAATTATTTATTTAAAAGATTCTCATGAAAAAGGAGATCCTGAAGAGAAACTTTGGGGCGAACACGCTTTAAAAGATTCAAAAGGAAGCGAAATTATTGAAGAACTTAAACCTAAAAAAAATGATTATATAATTTTAAAAAGAACTTATTCAGGTTTTTTTAAAACTGACCTAGATCTTTTATTAAAAAAATTAGAGGTTGATACTGCTTTTGTAGTTGGAATTTCCACTGACATTTGTGTTCAAAATAATGTTGGAGAATTATTTTATAGAGGATTTGATATTTATGTTTTAAATGATGGAACAGCATCAATAAGTGAAGAAAACCATGAAATTGCATTGAATTATATGAAAAATATTTTTAATGCGAAAATTATCTCTCTTGAAGATGCACTAAAACTTCTTGAGGAGGTAAAATGA
- a CDS encoding nucleoside deaminase yields the protein MNKKDEIYMKVALYEAKRAFLEYEVPVGAVIVKDGIVISRAHNKKEKNKDSTSHAEINAIRIATNKLNDWRLNGCEIYITKEPCLMCAGAIIESRIKRVIFGFFDKEHGAFGGKINILEYLNAKIIIVNGILEKECFEIYRNFFEILRRGG from the coding sequence ATGAATAAAAAAGATGAAATTTATATGAAGGTAGCCCTCTATGAGGCAAAGAGGGCTTTTTTAGAATATGAGGTACCTGTTGGAGCTGTAATTGTAAAAGACGGAATAGTAATTTCAAGAGCACATAATAAAAAAGAGAAAAATAAAGATTCTACATCTCATGCAGAAATAAATGCAATAAGAATTGCAACTAATAAATTGAATGATTGGAGATTAAATGGTTGTGAAATTTATATAACTAAAGAACCTTGTTTAATGTGTGCAGGTGCAATTATTGAATCTAGAATTAAGAGAGTTATATTTGGTTTTTTTGATAAAGAACATGGCGCTTTTGGAGGTAAAATAAATATTTTGGAATATTTAAATGCTAAAATTATAATAGTGAATGGAATTCTTGAAAAGGAGTGTTTTGAAATATATAGAAATTTTTTTGAAATTTTACGGAGAGGTGGCTGA
- a CDS encoding SufD family Fe-S cluster assembly protein, whose product MYNIDEDLKKEDIEKLLKVGVDIEEKNRIGSFLFIDKGIYNISLKQEGVEILQLKEALEKYPELNNYIFRIIDKDKDVYTRLVAKKGLSGFFIRTLPNVKTHLPIQTCFLIKKIGYSQIVHNIVIAEENSELNLINGCAAATYSDRGSHIAVTEFYVKKGAKISFTMIHDWAPNVIVRPRSAALVDEDGIFISNYVSLKKVRSTQSEPNIYLVGKRAKAKLVSILFADKDTHLDIGGKIFLNGDETSGEIISRVISDGGKIISKGSLIGKGKNIKAHMECNGIMLKDLGEIITIPELYSKNKDVEMSHEAIVGKIAKDEIEYLMSRGIKEDDAISLILRGFLNVKIEGLPEILQRSIDTAIELTFKGM is encoded by the coding sequence ATGTATAACATAGATGAAGATTTAAAAAAAGAAGATATAGAAAAACTCCTTAAAGTTGGAGTAGATATAGAAGAAAAAAATAGAATTGGATCATTTTTGTTTATTGATAAAGGTATATATAATATAAGTTTGAAGCAAGAAGGTGTTGAAATTTTACAACTTAAAGAAGCATTAGAAAAGTATCCTGAACTTAATAATTATATTTTTAGAATAATAGATAAAGATAAAGATGTTTATACTAGACTAGTAGCAAAAAAAGGCTTATCTGGTTTTTTTATTAGAACTTTACCAAATGTTAAAACTCATTTACCAATTCAAACATGTTTTTTGATCAAGAAGATAGGTTATTCACAAATAGTTCATAATATAGTGATAGCAGAAGAGAACTCTGAGTTAAACTTAATAAATGGTTGCGCAGCTGCAACATATTCAGATAGAGGTTCCCATATTGCAGTTACAGAATTTTATGTTAAAAAAGGCGCAAAAATTTCTTTTACTATGATTCATGATTGGGCACCCAATGTTATTGTTAGACCTAGAAGTGCAGCACTTGTAGATGAAGATGGAATATTTATTTCAAATTATGTTTCATTAAAGAAAGTCAGAAGTACTCAAAGTGAACCTAATATTTATTTAGTAGGAAAAAGAGCAAAAGCAAAACTTGTTTCAATTCTTTTTGCTGATAAAGATACACATCTTGATATTGGTGGAAAAATTTTCTTGAATGGTGACGAAACAAGTGGTGAAATAATAAGTAGAGTTATAAGTGATGGTGGAAAAATAATTTCAAAAGGGTCACTTATAGGAAAAGGTAAGAATATTAAAGCACATATGGAATGCAACGGAATTATGTTAAAAGATTTAGGAGAAATTATTACAATTCCTGAATTATATTCTAAAAATAAAGATGTTGAAATGAGTCATGAAGCAATTGTTGGAAAAATTGCTAAAGATGAAATTGAATATCTAATGTCAAGAGGAATAAAAGAAGATGACGCTATCTCACTAATTTTAAGAGGGTTTTTAAATGTTAAAATTGAGGGTCTGCCTGAAATATTACAAAGATCTATAGATACAGCAATAGAATTAACCTTTAAAGGAATGTAA
- a CDS encoding nicotinate phosphoribosyltransferase produces the protein MKIFRVPTEEEIKQGLCTDAYFVRTEEVLKGLNDETEVTMELMTKKFPDKNYTFGVLAGLYEVAKLLEGLPVDVDAMEEGDFFFPEEPVLNISGKYIDFVRYETSILGFICSYSGIASKAIRVRIAAKNKTVLSFGTRRQHPFLAPTIEYATYIAGFDGVSNVIGAKYLGKEAVGTMPHALILVLGDNKKAFKSFDEIVDKKIPRICLIDTSGSPITELEDALEVLGKNLKGVRIDSGNLKAIGKEIRWYLNLKGRNDVLIYFSGGLDEYSIVELNDVGDGFGVGTKIADADVIDFALKIIEVNGNPRAKVGNYPGKKQVLRNEKFEDIVTLYGNKKEGFKELLKPLIRNGKLVREIPEPDKVRKRVLENLTLLPDYLKTIVGEKEFPVKLIPNLV, from the coding sequence ATGAAAATTTTTAGAGTACCAACAGAAGAAGAAATCAAACAAGGATTATGCACTGATGCATATTTTGTAAGAACAGAAGAAGTATTAAAAGGACTAAACGATGAAACAGAAGTAACTATGGAACTTATGACTAAAAAATTTCCTGATAAAAATTATACATTTGGAGTTCTAGCAGGGCTTTATGAGGTTGCAAAACTTCTAGAGGGTTTGCCAGTCGATGTGGATGCTATGGAAGAGGGAGATTTTTTCTTTCCAGAGGAACCTGTTTTAAACATTTCAGGTAAATATATTGATTTTGTTAGATATGAAACATCAATATTAGGTTTTATATGTTCATATTCAGGTATAGCATCAAAGGCAATTAGAGTAAGAATTGCAGCAAAAAATAAAACAGTTCTCTCATTTGGAACAAGAAGACAACATCCATTTCTTGCTCCAACAATTGAATATGCAACATACATAGCAGGATTTGATGGAGTATCTAATGTAATTGGTGCTAAATATTTAGGCAAAGAAGCAGTTGGAACTATGCCTCATGCATTAATTCTTGTTCTTGGAGATAATAAAAAAGCATTTAAAAGCTTTGATGAAATTGTTGATAAAAAAATTCCTAGGATATGTTTAATAGATACATCAGGCTCACCTATTACAGAACTTGAAGATGCATTAGAAGTTTTAGGTAAAAATTTAAAGGGTGTTAGAATTGACTCTGGTAATTTAAAAGCAATTGGAAAAGAAATAAGATGGTATTTGAACCTGAAAGGTAGAAATGATGTTTTGATATATTTCAGTGGTGGTTTAGATGAATATTCTATCGTAGAATTAAATGATGTTGGTGATGGCTTTGGAGTTGGAACAAAAATTGCTGATGCTGATGTTATTGACTTTGCATTAAAAATTATAGAAGTAAATGGAAATCCTAGAGCAAAAGTTGGAAATTATCCAGGAAAGAAACAAGTATTAAGAAATGAAAAATTTGAAGATATAGTAACATTATATGGCAATAAAAAAGAGGGGTTTAAAGAGCTTTTAAAACCATTGATCAGAAATGGTAAATTAGTAAGAGAAATTCCTGAACCAGATAAAGTTAGAAAAAGAGTCTTAGAAAATTTAACTTTATTACCAGATTATTTAAAAACAATAGTTGGGGAGAAAGAATTTCCTGTTAAATTGATACCTAATTTAGTATAA
- a CDS encoding MEMO1 family protein, translated as MKFLIGGISPHPPLLIPEIGGLERKYVKKTDESLFILAEKIIKQRVETILFMSPHSPFIRDGITIFSGDTLYGDFSQFGASEVCFEYKNDIELVDSIINIGKNFGIKFYKLPPDYTLDHGILVPLYYLDKLKDYEFKIVCMSQHFTLDRDKFKIFKEIFNEIDLPDKRIAFIASGDMSHRLLSTGPYGFHPSGPKFDNLVIEAIKNENFEDLLSIPENLIEEASECGYRSILTLFTLMPFDEFKAEILSYEGPFGVGYLVCIVERRENA; from the coding sequence ATGAAATTTTTAATTGGAGGTATTTCTCCACATCCCCCACTTTTAATACCTGAAATAGGTGGTTTAGAAAGAAAATATGTAAAAAAAACCGATGAAAGTTTATTTATTCTTGCTGAAAAAATTATAAAACAAAGAGTTGAAACCATTCTTTTCATGTCACCTCACTCTCCTTTTATTAGAGATGGTATAACAATTTTTTCAGGAGATACCTTATATGGAGATTTTTCACAATTTGGAGCAAGTGAGGTTTGTTTTGAATATAAAAATGATATTGAACTTGTTGATTCTATCATAAATATAGGAAAAAATTTCGGAATTAAATTTTATAAACTTCCACCTGATTATACACTTGATCATGGTATTTTAGTTCCACTTTATTATCTAGATAAATTAAAGGATTATGAATTTAAAATTGTCTGTATGAGTCAACATTTTACACTTGATAGAGATAAATTTAAAATTTTTAAAGAAATTTTTAATGAGATTGATTTACCTGATAAAAGAATAGCTTTTATTGCTTCTGGAGATATGTCTCATAGATTACTTTCAACAGGTCCTTATGGATTTCATCCAAGTGGACCCAAATTTGATAATTTAGTTATAGAAGCAATTAAAAATGAAAATTTTGAAGATTTACTATCTATACCAGAAAATTTAATTGAAGAAGCAAGCGAATGTGGTTATAGATCTATTCTAACACTTTTTACATTAATGCCATTTGATGAATTTAAAGCAGAAATTTTATCTTATGAAGGACCATTTGGAGTAGGATATTTAGTTTGTATAGTAGAAAGGAGAGAAAATGCATAA
- a CDS encoding electron transport complex subunit RsxA, with translation MLNNLIKIIIAATIVDNMVFIRYLALCSYVGITSSIDASIGMTFAVIFVQTLATAITWIIFHFFMKGLEYLQIIVFIFTIASLVQLVEIYLKKNVPSLYKAMGIYLPLITTNCMILAVTLINIDKNYNFIESLVYAIGSALGYGLALLILAGIRERLKISNVPKFFRGYPLVFASMALIAIAFLGFKGLIK, from the coding sequence ATGTTAAATAATTTAATTAAAATTATAATTGCTGCAACTATAGTTGACAATATGGTTTTTATTAGATATCTTGCTCTATGCTCTTATGTAGGAATAACAAGTTCAATTGATGCATCAATTGGTATGACTTTTGCAGTTATATTTGTTCAAACACTTGCAACAGCGATAACTTGGATCATTTTCCATTTCTTTATGAAAGGTCTTGAATATTTACAAATAATTGTATTCATCTTTACAATTGCATCACTTGTTCAACTTGTTGAAATCTATTTGAAAAAAAATGTTCCATCTCTTTATAAAGCCATGGGAATTTATCTTCCTTTGATTACAACAAATTGTATGATTCTTGCAGTAACTTTAATAAATATTGACAAAAATTATAATTTCATTGAAAGTTTAGTATATGCAATTGGCTCTGCATTGGGTTATGGTCTTGCGCTTTTGATTCTTGCAGGTATAAGAGAGAGATTAAAGATTTCAAATGTTCCAAAATTTTTTAGAGGATATCCTCTTGTTTTTGCTTCTATGGCTCTTATAGCAATTGCATTTTTAGGGTTTAAAGGTCTAATTAAATAG
- a CDS encoding RnfABCDGE type electron transport complex subunit G, with the protein MNKIIKSGLTVFIIATIGALLLSWVYSFTSQKIEEQKFETIKSAISEIFPDESSFELLSNFSNKEIGGGINIIEVYKVVLKDENIGFVIRAKFSGYGGKIESLIGYEGDKCKGIYVLEHSETPGLGSKIVEGSFKNQFIDKKLSDPFKVKSDITPISGATISSNAVSNAVKKIGVFYLENLKGRQ; encoded by the coding sequence GTGAATAAAATAATTAAATCTGGATTAACTGTTTTTATAATAGCAACAATAGGCGCCCTTCTTTTATCCTGGGTTTATTCTTTTACCTCTCAAAAAATTGAAGAACAAAAATTTGAAACAATAAAAAGTGCTATAAGTGAAATATTTCCAGATGAATCTAGTTTTGAATTGTTGTCTAATTTTTCTAATAAAGAGATAGGTGGAGGTATAAATATTATTGAAGTTTATAAAGTTGTTCTAAAAGATGAGAATATTGGTTTTGTTATTAGAGCAAAATTCTCTGGTTATGGAGGTAAAATTGAATCACTTATTGGTTATGAAGGTGATAAATGCAAGGGTATATATGTATTAGAACACAGTGAAACTCCAGGATTAGGTTCAAAAATAGTTGAAGGTTCTTTTAAAAACCAATTTATTGATAAAAAATTGAGTGATCCTTTTAAGGTTAAAAGTGATATAACACCTATTTCTGGTGCTACAATATCATCTAACGCAGTTTCAAATGCTGTTAAAAAAATTGGAGTTTTCTATCTTGAAAATTTAAAAGGGAGGCAATAA
- a CDS encoding RnfABCDGE type electron transport complex subunit B, producing the protein MNIILKSVVIMGGISIIFGILLSFFNKIFEVKVDERVSEIQSLLAGANCGACGYPGCEAFANAIVNEGIDPTKCKVTNGDNMSRILEIVGKNPLNIDKERPVLKCVGDIYTEIKRASYSGIEDCREVQFAFNGDKNCEYGCVGFGTCERACPFDAIKMKDGLPEFDYDKCTGCGICSRICPRNVIIMLKWSNYGIIMCNSPKKGIDVRKECKRGCIKCGICIKVCPTKAISWGENGLPKIDMNLCDLCKLCVEKCPTHVIKIQRDDVILIYEEEKIKV; encoded by the coding sequence ATGAATATAATTTTAAAATCTGTTGTTATAATGGGGGGTATTTCAATTATTTTTGGAATTCTATTATCTTTTTTTAATAAAATTTTTGAAGTAAAAGTTGATGAAAGGGTTTCTGAAATTCAATCACTTCTTGCTGGTGCAAATTGTGGAGCTTGTGGTTATCCTGGATGTGAAGCATTTGCAAACGCAATAGTAAATGAAGGAATAGATCCAACAAAATGCAAAGTAACAAATGGAGATAATATGAGCAGAATTCTTGAAATCGTGGGTAAAAACCCTTTAAATATTGATAAAGAAAGACCTGTATTAAAATGTGTTGGAGACATATATACAGAAATTAAAAGAGCAAGTTATTCTGGAATTGAAGATTGTCGAGAAGTTCAATTTGCTTTTAATGGTGATAAAAATTGTGAATATGGGTGTGTTGGTTTTGGAACATGCGAAAGAGCATGCCCTTTTGATGCAATAAAAATGAAAGATGGTCTACCAGAATTTGATTACGACAAATGTACTGGATGTGGAATTTGCTCTAGAATTTGTCCAAGAAATGTAATAATAATGTTAAAATGGAGTAATTATGGAATTATTATGTGCAATAGTCCCAAAAAAGGAATTGATGTTAGAAAAGAGTGTAAAAGAGGTTGTATTAAATGTGGTATTTGCATTAAAGTTTGTCCAACTAAAGCAATTTCATGGGGTGAAAATGGTTTACCTAAAATTGATATGAATTTATGTGATCTTTGTAAATTATGTGTTGAAAAATGCCCAACTCATGTTATAAAAATACAAAGAGATGATGTTATACTAATATATGAGGAGGAAAAAATAAAAGTTTGA
- the rsxE gene encoding electron transport complex subunit RsxE, which yields MKKNLWKELAKGLTRENPILILMLGLCSVLAVSTDVANGVGMSLGFSFVLITAELLSSAFRKIIPNEVRIPIFLIFIAVPTTIVDLIMKAYFPPLSKSMGVFIPLIVVNCIVLGRVEAFSYKRSFSETLMDSLGMAIGYSWVIILLSVIREILGKGTFLGKEVFSKNFQPMSILSFPPGGFFLIAVFIAVLNATLKRRK from the coding sequence ATGAAAAAAAATCTTTGGAAAGAATTAGCCAAAGGTTTAACAAGAGAAAATCCAATATTGATTTTGATGTTAGGATTATGCTCTGTTCTTGCAGTTTCAACTGATGTTGCAAATGGTGTGGGTATGAGTTTAGGTTTTAGTTTTGTTTTAATAACTGCAGAACTTCTTTCATCTGCATTTAGAAAAATAATTCCAAATGAAGTTAGAATTCCTATTTTTTTAATATTTATTGCTGTTCCAACTACAATTGTTGATTTAATAATGAAAGCCTATTTTCCACCTTTATCAAAATCTATGGGTGTTTTTATACCTTTAATTGTTGTTAATTGTATAGTTCTTGGTAGAGTTGAGGCTTTTTCTTATAAAAGGTCTTTTTCAGAAACTTTAATGGATTCATTAGGAATGGCAATTGGATATTCATGGGTAATTATTTTGTTAAGTGTTATTAGAGAAATTTTAGGGAAAGGAACTTTTCTTGGAAAAGAGGTTTTTTCAAAAAATTTTCAACCAATGTCAATACTATCTTTTCCACCTGGTGGATTTTTCTTAATAGCAGTTTTTATTGCTGTTTTAAATGCAACTTTAAAAAGGAGGAAATAG
- a CDS encoding IgGFc-binding protein, with amino-acid sequence MKFKKIIYNNIMLNYNKNVKKIIIIFILLNLIFVIPKIGYSEEKGYKKIITIKENGGILRNPNFIYLTIEDENLKKDSNFILIDSKTNKEIPVQLINQEDKKVKIRFELNLNKGEEKKLEFRFATKEKRTELENIYFSYPNFIGTEFYGISFEKIYIVGLKECDVKVITKDGKSLFEGKVKYGQFKRIDLSKPQIFYVKSTGPIMVISSSIGDTNINEPQDKSDDDLTYYIGSEGVIFTNKDMFISSFADNNKIYIEDAGGKLIYNGKIDKLNPLTFSFKYASVILFKSDYPVLIQYGNFDDSPFLPMISYKGNLNAFSFKDLTVFSPISDINYNINLIKSKKNLKGTINKSEIKEIETEIEGFDLNIQKLSYIYTFGTSSNFGGEQILSVTGIPNEKEFNFITGKISTKFSKGHKRVIYVLALEDDTEVNLIDYNNNKNQKVTLQKMSIFQYETEISKSQISIKSNKDVLVFESTNHLTREILFNISPVKDESILIDIGKTEPIGTGTTPPSKPETPTGKPPKVEIPEGLINIILWEITLLPLRFTNFINNLKIVSDLFKNIEFIKIALPKFSIKLPAFIDEILPPFLKGFNFFLLIILIILLLILIILLMRRKKIEKPKAQIEEIEEIEIPGVEKIKKEPKLEEVQQKQEQIEEIKLEKEEVIEIKPEEKEKETIEFKKDYEIKEESKFEETIPVISIPEKPKELIPKEIVSEKIIDTTILKGKVVIDRKTLLKIIELDLFPFLQEAYIDSKAVSDLPIKYRTSEKIKPVELTKYEESMAEDLGKRVGGSKETGEAIAIALRMKIDKCIVGEKFNRVFQNINIYSYEKLG; translated from the coding sequence TTGAAATTTAAGAAAATTATTTACAACAACATTATGTTAAATTATAATAAAAATGTGAAAAAAATAATAATTATATTTATTTTATTAAATTTAATTTTTGTTATTCCAAAAATAGGTTATTCAGAAGAAAAGGGATATAAAAAAATTATAACAATAAAAGAAAACGGAGGAATTTTAAGAAACCCAAATTTTATATATTTAACAATAGAAGATGAAAATTTAAAAAAAGATTCAAATTTTATTCTAATTGATTCTAAAACTAATAAAGAAATACCTGTTCAATTAATAAATCAAGAGGATAAAAAGGTTAAAATAAGATTTGAATTAAATTTAAATAAAGGTGAAGAAAAAAAATTAGAATTTAGATTTGCAACTAAAGAAAAAAGAACAGAATTAGAAAATATATATTTTTCATATCCAAATTTTATTGGAACTGAATTTTATGGTATTTCATTTGAAAAAATTTATATTGTTGGTTTGAAAGAATGTGATGTAAAAGTAATTACAAAGGATGGAAAATCTCTTTTTGAAGGAAAAGTTAAATATGGGCAATTTAAAAGAATAGATCTTTCAAAACCTCAAATTTTTTATGTTAAATCAACAGGTCCAATTATGGTCATTTCTTCTTCAATTGGTGATACAAATATAAATGAACCGCAAGATAAAAGTGATGATGATTTAACTTATTATATTGGAAGCGAAGGTGTAATTTTTACTAATAAAGATATGTTTATTTCTTCTTTTGCTGATAATAATAAAATTTATATAGAAGATGCTGGAGGAAAATTAATATACAATGGAAAAATTGATAAGTTAAATCCACTCACATTCTCTTTTAAATATGCTTCAGTTATTTTATTTAAATCTGATTATCCTGTTTTAATTCAATATGGAAATTTTGATGATTCACCTTTTTTGCCAATGATTTCTTATAAAGGAAATTTAAATGCATTCTCATTTAAAGATTTAACTGTTTTTTCTCCAATTTCTGATATAAATTACAATATCAATTTAATAAAATCGAAAAAAAATTTAAAAGGTACAATAAATAAATCAGAAATTAAAGAAATTGAGACAGAAATTGAGGGATTTGATCTTAATATACAAAAATTGTCATATATTTATACATTCGGAACTTCATCAAATTTTGGTGGAGAACAAATACTATCAGTAACAGGAATTCCAAATGAAAAAGAGTTTAATTTTATTACTGGAAAAATTTCAACAAAATTCTCAAAAGGCCACAAAAGAGTTATTTATGTTTTGGCATTAGAAGATGATACTGAAGTAAATTTAATTGATTATAACAATAATAAAAATCAAAAAGTTACACTTCAAAAAATGTCTATTTTTCAATATGAAACTGAAATATCTAAATCTCAAATTTCAATTAAATCAAATAAAGATGTACTTGTTTTTGAATCAACAAATCACCTTACAAGGGAAATATTATTTAATATTTCACCAGTAAAGGATGAATCTATTTTAATAGATATAGGAAAAACAGAACCTATTGGTACAGGAACAACACCACCATCGAAACCTGAAACACCAACTGGAAAACCCCCAAAAGTTGAAATACCAGAGGGTCTAATAAATATAATATTATGGGAAATTACTCTTCTGCCACTAAGATTTACTAATTTTATTAATAATTTAAAAATTGTTAGTGATTTATTTAAGAATATTGAATTTATAAAAATTGCTTTACCAAAATTTTCTATTAAACTTCCAGCTTTTATTGATGAGATACTGCCTCCATTTTTAAAAGGTTTTAACTTTTTCTTATTAATTATTTTAATTATTCTATTATTAATTTTGATAATTCTTTTAATGAGAAGAAAAAAGATAGAAAAACCAAAAGCACAAATTGAAGAAATTGAAGAGATTGAAATACCTGGTGTAGAAAAAATAAAAAAAGAGCCTAAATTAGAAGAAGTTCAACAAAAACAAGAACAGATTGAAGAAATAAAATTAGAAAAAGAGGAAGTAATAGAAATTAAGCCAGAAGAGAAAGAAAAAGAAACAATAGAATTTAAAAAGGATTATGAGATAAAAGAAGAATCAAAATTTGAAGAAACTATACCAGTTATTTCGATACCAGAAAAACCAAAAGAACTTATACCAAAAGAAATAGTTTCAGAAAAAATTATAGATACAACAATTTTAAAAGGTAAAGTTGTCATTGATAGAAAAACTTTATTAAAAATAATTGAATTAGATTTATTTCCATTTCTACAAGAAGCGTATATCGATTCGAAAGCTGTTTCAGATTTGCCAATTAAATATAGAACTTCTGAAAAAATTAAACCAGTTGAATTAACTAAATATGAAGAAAGTATGGCAGAAGACCTTGGTAAAAGAGTAGGTGGTTCAAAAGAAACAGGAGAAGCTATTGCAATTGCGTTAAGAATGAAAATTGATAAATGCATAGTAGGTGAAAAGTTTAATAGAGTATTTCAAAATATAAATATATATTCTTATGAGAAATTAGGGTGA
- the amrA gene encoding AmmeMemoRadiSam system protein A yields MHKLVKLAKNTVELYVKQRKIFIPNLDEYKEYLNIRKGAFVTIHKGKDLRGCIGTYLPTRENVIEEIIYNAIASATEDPRFPPVSQNELDELTYSVDLLEEPEEVKDLEELNPQIYGVIVSKGFRRGLLLPNIEGVDSVEEQLRIAKLKAGIHPKDTDVKIYKFKVTRFH; encoded by the coding sequence ATGCATAAACTTGTAAAACTTGCTAAAAATACAGTTGAACTATATGTAAAACAAAGAAAGATTTTTATACCAAATTTAGATGAATATAAAGAGTATTTAAATATCAGAAAAGGAGCTTTTGTTACTATTCATAAAGGGAAAGATTTAAGAGGTTGTATTGGTACATATCTACCAACAAGAGAGAATGTAATTGAGGAAATTATATACAATGCAATTGCATCTGCAACTGAGGACCCTAGATTTCCACCAGTTTCTCAAAATGAACTCGATGAATTAACATATTCTGTTGATTTGCTTGAAGAGCCAGAAGAAGTAAAAGATTTAGAAGAACTTAATCCCCAAATTTATGGAGTAATTGTTTCAAAAGGTTTTCGAAGAGGTCTTCTTTTACCTAATATTGAGGGTGTTGATAGTGTGGAAGAACAATTAAGAATTGCAAAACTTAAAGCAGGTATACATCCAAAAGATACAGATGTAAAAATATATAAATTCAAAGTTACAAGATTCCATTAA